One Lentibacillus cibarius DNA window includes the following coding sequences:
- a CDS encoding biotin--[acetyl-CoA-carboxylase] ligase, whose translation MTSTRYRLLELLNTNGNNYISGQKLSEELNISRSAIWKHMKDLEKDGYVIEGVRRKGYRIVQSPDKVSENTIRWGLGTDWLGKNVIHKEVADSTQSIAHKEALHGAPHGTVIVADEQTEGKGRMNRQWHSASNKGIWMSIILRPNMNPGSAPQLTLMTAVAIAEALSENISAKPKIKWPNDILIHHKKTAGILTEMQAEQDCIKYVVIGIGININQTEADFPSELKNFKATSIRLETDVYFHVKDIIQKILLRLEQVYDGYMQTGFTDIKTKWEHYGYKIGEDIRIKTLRHSFNATFLGIAADGALLAQMENNETKKIYSGEIEWFHDGRDKC comes from the coding sequence ATGACATCCACACGCTACCGGCTACTTGAACTGTTAAATACGAACGGAAACAATTACATCTCCGGGCAAAAACTATCAGAGGAATTGAACATATCCCGCAGTGCCATATGGAAACACATGAAAGACCTGGAAAAGGATGGGTATGTCATTGAAGGTGTACGCCGAAAAGGATACCGAATTGTGCAATCACCCGATAAAGTAAGTGAAAACACTATACGTTGGGGCCTTGGTACAGACTGGCTCGGGAAAAACGTGATACATAAGGAAGTCGCTGATTCTACCCAATCCATTGCTCATAAGGAAGCCCTTCATGGTGCACCCCATGGAACAGTTATTGTTGCCGATGAACAAACAGAGGGGAAGGGAAGAATGAACCGACAATGGCATTCAGCCAGTAATAAAGGAATCTGGATGAGCATTATATTACGGCCGAACATGAATCCCGGTTCAGCTCCCCAGCTAACCCTAATGACGGCTGTTGCGATTGCCGAGGCTTTATCAGAAAATATATCGGCTAAACCAAAAATAAAATGGCCAAATGATATTTTGATTCACCATAAGAAAACTGCAGGAATATTGACGGAAATGCAAGCTGAACAGGACTGTATCAAATATGTCGTCATTGGCATAGGGATTAACATCAATCAAACAGAGGCGGATTTTCCTTCTGAATTGAAGAATTTTAAAGCAACATCAATCAGGCTGGAGACAGATGTGTATTTTCATGTGAAAGATATTATCCAAAAAATCTTGCTGCGATTGGAACAGGTATATGATGGGTACATGCAAACTGGCTTTACGGACATCAAAACCAAATGGGAACACTATGGTTATAAAATTGGTGAAGACATTCGCATCAAAACACTAAGGCATTCATTTAACGCCACATTTTTGGGAATCGCAGCGGATGGGGCACTACTAGCTCAAATGGAAAACAATGAAACAAAAAAAATATATTCAGGTGAGATTGAGTGGTTTCATGATGGAAGGGACAAATGCTAG
- a CDS encoding CCA tRNA nucleotidyltransferase, with product MAQAADVLEILEKNGHDAYFVGGCVRDLLCGHEIGDIDIATSATPDAVQKIFDKVIPVGLEHGTVIVRYAHQSYEVTTFRMDGDYSDQRHPDSVYFIQTIDEDLKRRDFTMNAMAMDKDGTIIDIYNGQQDIDSGLIRTVGNGHDRFKEDPLRIIRAVRFASQLGFSIAPDTLQAMLSVKQEIETIAIERIAHEMEKLFRGEHVQTGIHYLRETGIHNHLPVIKDFPHLMDRLPGPMRPLHSFGAVIAMLHRLEPAVSIQTWIKSWKCSNKVKQQAHELDAALARLQSEGLDRCLVYRLSDSCYKDFTVLGKFFSNVSITEKDIRDMKQLLPIKSKQDLAIDGNDIIHFFPDAKGGPWIGELLNDIEQEVIIGNLRNDKKAIRDWIK from the coding sequence ATGGCTCAAGCCGCTGATGTTTTGGAAATATTGGAAAAAAACGGGCACGACGCTTATTTTGTAGGTGGATGTGTCCGGGATTTGTTATGTGGTCATGAAATTGGTGATATTGATATTGCCACATCAGCAACACCAGATGCTGTCCAGAAAATCTTTGACAAAGTAATTCCAGTTGGATTGGAACACGGGACAGTAATTGTTCGATATGCCCATCAATCCTATGAGGTGACCACGTTTCGTATGGATGGTGACTATTCGGATCAACGCCATCCCGATTCGGTCTATTTCATACAAACAATTGATGAAGATTTAAAAAGACGTGATTTCACCATGAATGCAATGGCAATGGATAAAGATGGAACGATCATCGATATATATAATGGGCAACAAGACATTGATAGCGGGTTAATACGAACTGTTGGCAATGGGCACGACCGATTTAAGGAAGATCCATTGCGTATTATCCGCGCAGTCCGATTTGCGAGTCAACTTGGATTTTCGATTGCACCTGATACATTACAAGCGATGCTATCCGTTAAACAGGAAATTGAAACGATTGCCATTGAACGAATCGCGCATGAAATGGAGAAGCTTTTTCGCGGGGAGCATGTACAAACCGGTATCCATTATTTACGGGAAACTGGGATACATAATCATCTACCGGTCATCAAAGATTTCCCTCATCTAATGGACAGACTGCCGGGACCTATGAGACCGCTACATTCATTTGGTGCCGTCATTGCAATGTTGCACAGACTTGAACCAGCAGTCAGCATTCAAACATGGATCAAAAGCTGGAAATGCTCCAACAAAGTAAAACAGCAGGCACACGAACTAGACGCAGCTCTTGCCCGTTTGCAATCAGAAGGTCTCGACCGTTGTCTTGTCTATCGTCTCTCAGACAGCTGTTACAAGGATTTTACGGTTCTGGGAAAGTTTTTCTCAAATGTATCCATCACTGAGAAAGACATACGTGACATGAAACAACTTCTACCAATTAAATCAAAACAGGATCTGGCAATAGATGGGAATGACATCATTCATTTTTTCCCAGATGCAAAAGGCGGCCCATGGATAGGAGAACTGTTAAACGATATCGAACAAGAAGTGATAATCGGAAACTTACGGAATGATAAAAAGGCTATAAGGGATTGGATAAAATGA
- the bshA gene encoding N-acetyl-alpha-D-glucosaminyl L-malate synthase BshA produces the protein MKKIGITCYPTLGGSGVIATELGMKLAELGHEIHFITSSLPFRLNHVHPNIYYHEVEVSHYPVFQYPPFDLALANKMAEVIDQEKLDILHVHYAMPHAICAILAKDIAERDIKIVTTLHGTDITVLGIDDSLRKMIRHGIEQSDAVTAVSHSLVEQTQEMLQINKGMEVIYNFVNEANYSKKTLPGIREQYGIKQDEKVIIHISNFRKVKRVQDVIYTFHKIHANINAKLLLVGDGPEYSAIYQLVQQLGLTDDVLFLGKQKNVSDLFSISDLKLLMSEKESFGLVLLEAMSCQVPCIGTNVGGMPEVIKHGETGFIVELGDSDSAAAYAIKLLENGKMLEQFSENALTHAREKFCSETIVQQYIDLYDKLIKQE, from the coding sequence ATGAAAAAGATAGGAATCACATGTTATCCAACATTGGGTGGTTCAGGAGTCATAGCTACAGAACTTGGAATGAAATTGGCGGAACTTGGTCATGAAATTCATTTTATTACATCCAGCTTGCCGTTTCGTTTGAATCATGTCCACCCGAATATCTATTATCATGAAGTGGAAGTCAGCCACTACCCTGTTTTTCAATACCCGCCATTTGATCTTGCGCTTGCCAATAAGATGGCTGAAGTGATCGATCAAGAAAAACTTGACATTCTTCATGTTCATTATGCGATGCCACATGCCATCTGTGCTATATTGGCGAAAGATATTGCGGAACGGGATATAAAAATTGTTACAACATTACATGGAACAGATATCACAGTTCTTGGGATTGATGATTCTCTTAGGAAGATGATCCGGCATGGCATTGAACAGTCTGATGCTGTTACCGCCGTTTCGCACAGCCTTGTTGAACAGACGCAGGAAATGCTTCAAATCAATAAGGGGATGGAAGTCATATACAATTTTGTTAATGAAGCAAACTATTCCAAAAAAACACTCCCGGGTATCCGTGAACAATATGGTATAAAGCAGGACGAAAAAGTGATTATTCATATTTCTAATTTCAGGAAAGTAAAACGCGTTCAAGATGTCATTTATACATTTCATAAAATTCATGCTAACATCAATGCAAAACTTCTTCTTGTAGGGGACGGACCTGAATATTCAGCGATATATCAGTTAGTACAGCAATTAGGGCTCACCGACGATGTTCTATTTTTGGGTAAACAAAAAAACGTTAGCGACCTCTTTTCGATTTCCGATTTAAAACTGCTCATGTCCGAAAAGGAAAGTTTCGGTCTTGTACTTTTGGAAGCAATGTCCTGCCAGGTGCCTTGTATCGGGACAAATGTGGGTGGAATGCCTGAAGTAATCAAGCATGGCGAGACAGGATTCATCGTTGAATTGGGTGATTCAGACAGTGCTGCGGCGTATGCTATTAAACTGCTGGAGAACGGGAAAATGCTTGAGCAATTTTCCGAAAATGCTTTAACCCATGCGAGAGAAAAGTTTTGTTCGGAGACGATTGTTCAGCAATATATTGATTTATATGATAAACTGATTAAACAAGAATGA
- a CDS encoding methylglyoxal synthase — MNIALIAHDKKKDDIIQFAAAYTDVLKKHHLFATGTTGKRITEATGLSVHCFQSGPLGGDQQIGAKIAGNEMNGVIFFRDPLTAQPHEPDVSALMRLCDVHLIPLATNPAAAELMVDALAAGNFSWNENLKSERQAGNDI, encoded by the coding sequence ATGAATATTGCACTGATTGCACACGATAAAAAGAAAGACGATATTATTCAATTTGCAGCGGCCTATACCGATGTACTAAAAAAACATCACCTGTTTGCAACCGGGACCACTGGAAAAAGAATTACCGAAGCAACTGGTCTATCGGTCCATTGCTTCCAGTCCGGGCCATTAGGTGGCGATCAGCAAATTGGTGCAAAAATTGCCGGCAATGAAATGAATGGGGTCATTTTTTTCAGAGATCCATTGACGGCACAACCGCATGAACCGGATGTTAGTGCTTTAATGCGACTTTGTGATGTTCACTTAATTCCGCTTGCGACTAATCCTGCAGCAGCTGAACTGATGGTTGATGCATTGGCTGCGGGAAATTTTAGCTGGAATGAAAACCTGAAATCTGAGCGGCAAGCGGGTAATGATATATGA
- the dapB gene encoding 4-hydroxy-tetrahydrodipicolinate reductase, translating into MDKKIIIAGPRGKMGTEAIQMVHSEQTFELVACIDRKNGGKQLQDIEGLPDLSVPIYENPEACFHEIDADIFIDLTVPGSGFEHTKMALLYGICPVVGTSGFTEEQISALEDLSMTHGTGCIIAPNFAVGAVLMMQFAKTAAKYLPDAEIIEKHHDQKLDAPSGTAIKTAAMMQETRTSKQQGHPDEKETLAGARGAETDGIHIHSVRLPGLVAHQEVLLGGPGQGLTIKHDSYNRASFMEGIKLCIEKVSQLDRLVYGLENILD; encoded by the coding sequence ATGGATAAAAAAATAATCATTGCAGGACCACGAGGGAAAATGGGGACAGAAGCTATTCAGATGGTTCACAGTGAACAAACATTTGAACTTGTTGCCTGCATTGACCGAAAAAATGGCGGAAAACAATTACAAGACATCGAGGGACTTCCGGATTTAAGCGTTCCGATATACGAAAATCCTGAAGCTTGTTTTCATGAAATTGACGCGGATATATTTATTGACTTAACCGTTCCAGGATCTGGCTTCGAACATACTAAAATGGCTTTATTATATGGTATATGCCCAGTTGTTGGCACATCAGGCTTCACGGAAGAACAAATCAGTGCCTTAGAGGATTTGTCGATGACACATGGGACAGGCTGTATTATCGCACCAAATTTTGCTGTCGGTGCTGTTTTAATGATGCAATTTGCAAAAACGGCAGCAAAGTATCTTCCTGATGCAGAAATAATTGAAAAACACCACGACCAGAAACTTGACGCACCATCTGGAACGGCAATCAAAACCGCAGCTATGATGCAAGAAACACGTACAAGCAAACAGCAAGGACACCCCGATGAGAAAGAAACGCTTGCTGGCGCAAGAGGGGCAGAGACGGACGGGATTCATATCCATAGTGTCCGGTTACCGGGACTTGTCGCACATCAAGAAGTGCTGCTTGGGGGACCAGGCCAGGGACTTACCATCAAGCATGATTCCTATAACCGTGCTTCGTTCATGGAAGGAATTAAACTATGTATCGAAAAAGTGTCACAATTAGATAGGCTTGTTTATGGGTTAGAAAATATACTAGACTAG
- a CDS encoding nucleotide pyrophosphohydrolase, with protein sequence MPASEKPIYHTHEIQQRVDRYIGQFKEGYFSPLSLMARLTEETGELAREVNHYYGEKPKKTSEQPKTMEEELGDIIFVLACFANSLDIDMAEAFDTAIRKIETRDRDRWTKKD encoded by the coding sequence ATGCCAGCATCTGAAAAACCGATTTATCATACACACGAAATCCAACAACGAGTTGATCGGTATATAGGACAGTTTAAGGAAGGTTACTTCTCACCGCTCAGCTTGATGGCAAGATTAACTGAAGAAACAGGTGAATTGGCCCGTGAAGTAAATCATTACTATGGTGAAAAACCTAAAAAAACTTCCGAGCAGCCAAAAACAATGGAAGAAGAACTAGGTGATATTATTTTTGTTCTGGCATGTTTCGCCAATTCACTTGATATTGATATGGCAGAAGCATTTGATACAGCCATCAGAAAGATTGAAACAAGAGACAGGGACCGGTGGACGAAAAAAGATTAA
- a CDS encoding YitT family protein codes for MIFGLRVKNIAFILLGSAIFSFGIVHFNMQNNLGEGGFTGITLLLYFLWNLDPAISNIVLNVPVFFIGWKFLGRTTFLYTIIGTLAVSLFLSIFQINPFSMHMQSDMTLVALFAGVFIGIGLGIIFRYGGTTGGVDIIARIVHKYVGWSMGRTMFMFDFVVIATSIFTFLDMVQGMYTLVAVYIGARVIDFIQEGAYAARGAVIISGKSDQIADHIIKEMDRGVTILNGKGSFTGEAREVLYCIVGRNEIVRLKNIINDIDPHAFVAVSSVHDVVGEGFTLDENKNPLNE; via the coding sequence GTGATTTTTGGGTTAAGAGTCAAAAATATTGCTTTTATCCTTCTAGGGTCTGCCATTTTTTCCTTTGGCATCGTCCATTTTAATATGCAAAACAATCTTGGTGAAGGTGGATTTACCGGTATAACACTGCTGCTCTATTTTTTGTGGAACTTGGATCCTGCTATTTCAAATATCGTCCTTAATGTGCCCGTATTTTTTATTGGTTGGAAATTTCTTGGACGAACAACATTTTTGTATACGATTATTGGAACATTGGCCGTGTCTTTATTTTTATCCATCTTTCAAATCAATCCTTTTTCAATGCACATGCAGTCGGACATGACACTGGTTGCATTATTCGCGGGTGTATTTATCGGCATAGGTCTTGGTATCATCTTTCGTTATGGCGGAACAACAGGTGGCGTTGACATCATTGCCAGGATTGTGCATAAATATGTTGGCTGGAGTATGGGGCGAACCATGTTTATGTTTGACTTTGTTGTTATAGCAACATCCATCTTCACATTTTTGGATATGGTACAAGGTATGTATACACTTGTAGCCGTTTATATCGGGGCCAGAGTGATTGATTTTATTCAGGAGGGTGCGTATGCTGCACGCGGGGCTGTCATCATCTCAGGCAAAAGCGATCAAATAGCCGACCATATCATTAAGGAAATGGATCGTGGTGTTACTATATTGAACGGCAAAGGAAGTTTCACGGGAGAGGCTCGTGAGGTACTGTACTGCATTGTTGGCAGAAATGAGATTGTCCGTTTGAAAAATATCATCAACGATATTGACCCACATGCATTTGTCGCTGTAAGCTCCGTTCATGATGTAGTTGGAGAAGGATTTACACTGGATGAAAACAAAAACCCACTAAATGAATGA
- a CDS encoding zinc metallopeptidase, with amino-acid sequence MIGGLGGYLIYIALLMIIPLWAQSKVKNTYKKYAKKATSSQMTGAEVARKILNDNGIFDVQVRETKGFLSDHYDPRKKTVNLSRDNFHGQSMASSAIAAHEVGHAIQDAQDYAFLRFRHALVPLANTGSNFSFFLILIGIFFQMSEMLLLGIIFMSAAVLFQLVTLPVEFDASNRAMAQLVSTGIIRNNEERETKKVLNAAAMTYVAAAMVAVAELIRFIMIYAASND; translated from the coding sequence ATGATAGGTGGTCTAGGCGGATATTTAATATATATTGCACTGTTGATGATTATACCCTTATGGGCACAATCCAAAGTGAAAAACACGTATAAAAAATACGCAAAAAAAGCAACATCATCACAAATGACAGGTGCAGAAGTTGCTCGTAAAATTCTAAACGACAATGGAATTTTTGATGTACAGGTTCGTGAAACAAAAGGATTTTTATCCGATCATTATGATCCAAGGAAGAAAACAGTGAATTTGTCACGCGATAACTTCCATGGACAGTCGATGGCTTCATCTGCCATCGCCGCACACGAGGTTGGACATGCGATACAAGATGCACAAGACTACGCGTTTTTGCGTTTTAGACATGCATTAGTCCCGCTCGCTAATACTGGTTCCAATTTTTCCTTCTTCCTTATCCTAATAGGGATTTTTTTCCAAATGAGTGAGATGCTATTACTTGGAATCATTTTTATGTCGGCTGCAGTTCTTTTCCAATTAGTAACACTGCCCGTCGAATTTGACGCTTCCAACAGAGCGATGGCGCAGCTTGTTTCGACTGGTATTATCCGAAATAATGAGGAACGAGAAACGAAAAAGGTGCTTAACGCTGCTGCAATGACATATGTGGCCGCAGCAATGGTCGCTGTTGCGGAACTAATTCGGTTCATTATGATTTATGCAGCAAGTAATGATTAA
- a CDS encoding sporulation protein YpjB produces MKRTFTITRMLIASIGICACLLLTSPVVTSTKTTAVTTGSIKMVPFYWIVGIVGGSIAVTLTYVGWKKYKGEEKKKSDEDSDS; encoded by the coding sequence ATGAAACGGACTTTTACTATAACGCGTATGCTAATCGCCAGCATCGGAATATGTGCCTGTTTGCTATTGACATCGCCAGTTGTTACCTCTACCAAAACGACAGCAGTAACAACGGGAAGTATAAAAATGGTTCCTTTCTACTGGATTGTAGGCATTGTTGGCGGATCCATTGCCGTTACATTAACGTATGTCGGTTGGAAAAAGTATAAAGGAGAAGAAAAGAAAAAGTCAGATGAAGATTCAGATAGTTGA